The following coding sequences lie in one Musa acuminata AAA Group cultivar baxijiao chromosome BXJ1-8, Cavendish_Baxijiao_AAA, whole genome shotgun sequence genomic window:
- the LOC135581037 gene encoding uncharacterized protein LOC135581037 isoform X1, producing MTRGEEDQTSRFLNELCSILFAVLRSPQLAIRSFSAPSPGVGRIGTDEMSYRSPLPTPRRRRLPQASPAAVASLMLGVSIALMLGGSVTFVLGFMLMPWVIGMLTMLYLAGIVMTVSELGRAILFPSTTKEVKDGIILERLGWLSVTSQFPRCP from the exons ATGACGAGAGGCGAGGAGGACCAGACGTCGAGGTTCCTCAACGAGCTCTGCTCCATCCTTTTCGCCGTCCTCCGTTCCCCACAACTCGCCATCCGCTCCTTCTCGGCCCCCTCCCCCGGCGTTGGGAGGATCGGAACGGACGAGATGTCTTATCGTTCTCCTCTACCGACTCCACGGCGGCGGAGGCTGCCGCAGGCGTCGCCGGCGGCCGTGGCGTCCTTGATGCTAGGGGTCTCGATAGCGCTCATGCTCGGTGGGTCCGTCACGTTCGTGCTTGGGTTCATGTTGATGCCATGGGTGATAGGGATGCTGACCATGTTGTACTTGGCCGGGATCGTCATGACCGTGTCGGAATTGGGACGGGCCATCCTGTTTCCCTCCACCACCAAGGAGGTCAAAG ATGGGATTATTTTGGAGAGGCTTGGCTGGTTGTCAGTCACATCACAATTTCCTAGATGCCCCTAG
- the LOC135581037 gene encoding uncharacterized protein LOC135581037 isoform X2: MTRGEEDQTSRFLNELCSILFAVLRSPQLAIRSFSAPSPGVGRIGTDEMSYRSPLPTPRRRRLPQASPAAVASLMLGVSIALMLGGSVTFVLGFMLMPWVIGMLTMLYLAGIVMTVSELGRAILFPSTTKEVKGPLKIFQVLPRR, encoded by the exons ATGACGAGAGGCGAGGAGGACCAGACGTCGAGGTTCCTCAACGAGCTCTGCTCCATCCTTTTCGCCGTCCTCCGTTCCCCACAACTCGCCATCCGCTCCTTCTCGGCCCCCTCCCCCGGCGTTGGGAGGATCGGAACGGACGAGATGTCTTATCGTTCTCCTCTACCGACTCCACGGCGGCGGAGGCTGCCGCAGGCGTCGCCGGCGGCCGTGGCGTCCTTGATGCTAGGGGTCTCGATAGCGCTCATGCTCGGTGGGTCCGTCACGTTCGTGCTTGGGTTCATGTTGATGCCATGGGTGATAGGGATGCTGACCATGTTGTACTTGGCCGGGATCGTCATGACCGTGTCGGAATTGGGACGGGCCATCCTGTTTCCCTCCACCACCAAGGAGGTCAAAG GGCCACTAAAGATTTTTCAAGTTCTGCCCAGAAGATAA
- the LOC135581037 gene encoding uncharacterized protein LOC135581037 isoform X3, whose translation MTRGEEDQTSRFLNELCSILFAVLRSPQLAIRSFSAPSPGVGRIGTDEMSYRSPLPTPRRRRLPQASPAAVASLMLGVSIALMLGGSVTFVLGFMLMPWVIGMLTMLYLAGIVMTVSELGRAILFPSTTKEVKGKLPSKLPAD comes from the exons ATGACGAGAGGCGAGGAGGACCAGACGTCGAGGTTCCTCAACGAGCTCTGCTCCATCCTTTTCGCCGTCCTCCGTTCCCCACAACTCGCCATCCGCTCCTTCTCGGCCCCCTCCCCCGGCGTTGGGAGGATCGGAACGGACGAGATGTCTTATCGTTCTCCTCTACCGACTCCACGGCGGCGGAGGCTGCCGCAGGCGTCGCCGGCGGCCGTGGCGTCCTTGATGCTAGGGGTCTCGATAGCGCTCATGCTCGGTGGGTCCGTCACGTTCGTGCTTGGGTTCATGTTGATGCCATGGGTGATAGGGATGCTGACCATGTTGTACTTGGCCGGGATCGTCATGACCGTGTCGGAATTGGGACGGGCCATCCTGTTTCCCTCCACCACCAAGGAGGTCAAAG GCAAACTCCCGTCTAAACTTCCAGCAGATTAA